In a genomic window of Parus major isolate Abel chromosome 26, Parus_major1.1, whole genome shotgun sequence:
- the TMEM9 gene encoding transmembrane protein 9, translated as MSAQSSRNSASPMLLLVLLGCVLCPPAQASKSSEDIRCKCICPPYRNISGHIYNKNVSQKDCNCLHVVEPMPVPGNDVEAYCLLCECKYEERSTTTIKVIIIIYLSVVGALLLYMAFLVLVDPLIRKPDPYTQPLHNEEDSEDTRSLAAVPTLAGARANTVLERMEGAQQRWKRQVQEQRKTVFDRHKMLS; from the exons ATGTCTGCCCAGAGCTCCCGGAACTCAGCGAGCcccatgctgctgctggtgctgctgggctgtgtcctgtgtcccccAGCACAGGCCAGCAAG agctctgaggacATTCGCTGCAAGTGCATTTGCCCCCCGTACCGCAACATCAGCGGGCACATCTACAACAAGAACGTGTCCCAGAAGGACTG caaCTGTCTGCACGTGGTGGAGCCCATGCCAGTGCCTGGGAATGACGTGGAGGCCTACTGCCTGCTCTGTGAGTGCAAGTACGAGGAGCgcagcaccaccaccatcaAG GTGATCATCATCATCTACCTGTCCGTGGTGGGGGCCCTGCTGCTCTACATGGCGTTCCTGGTGCTCGTGGACCCCCTGATCCGCAAGCCAGACCCCTACACCCAGCCCCTGCACAACGAGGAGGACAGCGAG GACACTCGTTCCCTGGCTGCAGTGCCCACCCTGGCTGGTGCCAGGGCCAACACGGTGCTGGAGCGGATGGAGGGGGCGCAGCAGCGCTGGAAGCGGcaggtgcaggagcagaggaagacGGTGTTCGACCGGCACAAGATGCTCAGCtag